The genomic interval ATTAAAGATTGTTTCATCGTGACATTTTGACAGATAATACACCTGAATTCACCTTGCACTCAATGAAGGTCCCAGGGACCATTGGTGATATCTGACAAGGTTAGCAATAGGCAATCCAGCATCatttgttttttattcatttgattgggatctgggcatcactggcaaagctcaTATTTATTGGCTTTTCCTAACTACCCTTGATGTGATGGTGACattgaactgctgcattttttCTGGTTCCATTAGTGCTATTGTGGAGGGAATtctaggatttggacccagtgacgatgaagcaACAGTGatacgtttccaagtcaggatgatggtgttcccatgtgacttgttcttggtggcagaggttgcaGGCTTGGCAAGTGCTGTCAGACTAGTCTCAGCAAGTACCTGCTGTGCATTTTATAGATACAACCACACTGTAGCCATGatgtactggtggtggagggataaCGCTCACGTGAGCTGCACTGAATCTAGATTTCCATTTGGGTATGGTGATGTGATCAATACAGAAGAGAACTAATTAAGTAATATTCTATTAACAGTGAAATCTTTTAAATTGAAGTGACAGAATTTTGACCATGCTTCCCAAAAATGTAGTGTACAAGAAATCTTCAAAACAAAagctgtatttgtttaatgtttgACAAAATAAACCTTCATAACAAAAACAGTTGCAATTTGAAAGCCCTTCTCTGAAATACAAATGAAAAActgttgatctgaaatgttttctttgatTGCATCTGAAATACAGACAACCAAATACAATTATGGCATACATTACAACAAGGTCAACATCCCTTTTTTATATCTAGTCAGTAACTAATAAGCTTTTATTCTATCCCTCACCGGCAGTGATCACCATAAGTCATTGATTTTGTACTTAATAATCAGGATCTCATTGCGATTCAATGAACATTTACAGAGGCAGGCTGTACTTACACGCAAAATACTTGAACATATTGTTAATATTTTGTGTTATCAATGACATTCCTCACATTGATTATGAAATAGTGTTTCAATCATGTGTCCTGCAGCATTAAGAAGTTCCCTTGGATCAAATTTATCACGTGCAGTGCAATTATCCCTGCCCAACTTCTAAGTTCATAACTACTCTCCGCACCAGTACCAATGCTTTCATTCCTACTTTCCACCTACAACTTGCTTTTTTGGCCATTTTTAACTTCTCATAACACTGTCAGTCCTTATGATTCCACCAAAATATTCTGGTGGGTAATTCTGGGAGGTGGACTTCTACCTGGTCATTCATTACCCATAAATTGCTATTCCTTCCgattctctttttcttttctctgtatTAGCATGTCAATGGCTGAGAGACTGCTTTCAAGTACGTGAGCGAAGGCTCAATGTAGTTAACTACTGCAAAGTATTCGTTCTGCCTGTGAGTGCATGTGTGGTGGGTAGGGGTTTACTTCCAGTGAAGGAAATTTTCACCTTTGCTGCCTCTATATGGGTATAACTAAGATTATGTTCTGGCATGAAATACCCATCATTTAAAACACTTTCCAAGAGTATGTCTCCCCTCTTTTATGCAGCAATAATTTGGAGGAAAGCAATTCTTTTCttttgatgctgagtagttttttTTGTATAAGTCAAGGATACTAGATGGATTAGGAAATAAACTTTCAAGCAAGAGAGGGAATTTCAATTAGCTTTTTTTAAGGCTAGTATCTGTAATGATGATTGTGAAATTACCCAATTGAACCAGGTAGGGTTTTGAATCAGTCTAATGAGAAGGACTTCTGCTGTTCTTGCCTGATCTGGCCTCTGGCCTATTTACAAGTCCAAATTgaccagagtcctgatgcagggtggtGAAATATCCTTgttcccaccccccccgccccccccccccccccccccccgatgctgATCAacttgctgaggtcctccagcagtttgttttttgctctggattccagcatctgcagtcccttgtgtctaccTATATGGATGACTCTCGCTGCCTCCTTGGCTCAGCAGCAAATAGggatatatataaatatatgcaTATCGTTGGCATTTATTTTTAACAagtcattaatcccatttttttttaaaaaaacacaagtgaTCAAACATGGAACTTTCTGATAACTGCAGCCATTAATACCATCCAATCCATTTCTGAGAACTAATCTTTATTCATAACTCGTATGAGCAAGGGCAGGTAACATAATTTTATGGAGATGTACAATATTAATAATATGGGTCCACCATTTCTGCAAAGTCACAGGATACCAATACAACTTAAGGAATAGCTCAAGAGTTGGAAGTGGTGAGAAATTTGAGGTCTTGTGCCTAATTTATTAACAAGTCAAACCTTTTTGGGACTTGCATAAGGTTTGGTTCATAATGCTCCAGGATTAGCACATAACACATTGTTTTTTATGAGCTGGGATTTTAGCAACGTAGTATATCTTTATTTATATACACACAATTTGGCACAATGCAAGTttgtaaatattaaaatgtaatctTTTGGACATTTCATCTTGTGATGGGCAAACTCATGGAAATTCCCTTGGTCAAGCTTCCACTCCAGGTACATTTGGCAATACACGTCACCTTCAGTGTCAAAGGCAACTTTTACAAAGCAGTGTAATTGTGAAGTGATTGGATTAAAATATACTAGTCACATTCATGTGTTTAAGCACCCTGAATTAATGTATTATTCAACAATATTAGTTGACAGTGTTCACTGTAAGGCAAGAGCAAAGCTAAAGAACAGGAATGGGCATTTGACTAATGTAATTTCCAGTGCTGCAGAAACATTGGTTATGATGAAAGAATATTTTAACAATGCTCTATTTGCACAGTGACTTAGCTTCAATATTCTTTCTTGGTGTTGCTTGATGTGATACTGTTCATGATCCCTGGCTCAAATGTGAGGTATTCTACTTTTGCTACTTTGAAGTGTTCAATTTGATCAAGTCATGTTAATATACAGTTTTAAAACAAGTTTCACATTTATAGACTCTTGAAACAAGAGACTTAAACTTGATACCAGTCAAGTCTTCTTAAAGCTTGGTTAACTCTATGCTACATTACAACTAATGTTTTATCTTGTAAAGAAAGACCCCCATGTTGATTACATTCATGAGGAATTAGCCAAAAGCATATTCtgtgcaataaaaatgaaaagagaaGTATTTTTGTTTAATCTGGGAGTTGTTCTTAGTACACTGGTTATAACAGTGAACTTCATGTTTGAAGTGATTAGGAAATCCTCctgcttttgtttaaatttcaaCCTCCCTGATCATTACAGAACCTCGCAAACTAACTGATTGGATGAAAGCGTCATTCATCCACATAACTGCTCCTTGTTCTTTGAAGTATTTGAAATATACCAACAGCATCTCTGAATGTGGTTAGTTTCGCTATGTATAGATTACAGAAATATATATGCACCATCTTTTGTAGGGAAGCTCTACAACTAGCACACGCTACATGTTGCCTGTGTGTATAAGTGAATGTTAAACCTTTTGCGTGCATTATATCAGTGGCTAAACTATTGCATCCCCTTTAATCATAGTTGTAACTCTTATGGCCTTCTGAAGTAATATATCAATGAAGGTGTTTTAAAGTACATAATCTACTTTTTGAGAATAATACAATATAAAATAATTAGAATACAAAACGTGATGCAGATTAATGTTAACATTAAGAAGGAACAACAGTGCTTTGGCCGAATTTGTTCATACAAGATGTATATTTCAAGAAACCTGCAATTAGTACCTTTTTAGATAAAATAAAGGCTTTCAAAATTTCACTTGTTATTCAACTATGTTTGGAGTAAGTGAAcaatttttcaattatttgttaGCATCTAACATTGTTTTTCTGACTGTGTAGACTGAACATTTTTTCTCTTTGTTCTTGGTGCTGGTGATATTATGAACTCTCAACAACTATTTACATGTCCCAATGACCCTTGGTCATTTCTGAAGGCATTATGATTCGTTTCCTTACTCCCAGGATGTTAATGTTCCAGTtaagattttaaaacattttggcaAATTACCAAGGTTGGATCCCAAACCACCTAACCTCCATCATGTTACCAGCAGGAAATTAATTTATTGGTCTTTGACTTGTAAAGCCATCATGACTAAAtactttgatttttaaataaaaaagagCAAATATAACAATTAATGAAATCTTGTATATTGTGGCCATAAACACCATGTTGTTCCAACTTGGGTTGAAAAAAATATAAGGAATGTATTAAGTTGCTTTTGGAAAGCTTAAAACTATAAATTATTGGCCTAATTAAATATTACATATGGAAAAAAAGCATCTTGCAGTGCTTAGAAACAAAACTATACTAAGATACTTATTTTTTGACTAAATAGTTGGAAGGGGCCCAGCCCTCCCATGTTGGCTCACTATCCAGCATTTTACAGTACCACCATCcattaatatttttttcaaatacttCAAAAACAGTTCCCTCCTTAAATCCAGCGGTCTCCTCATCTCCTGCAAAATCTGCAAGAGCTACAAATAGGCATTCTTCATCTTTGGACACAGATGCAGCATTAGACTTTTCCTTTTCAGCCTGTCTTTCTGTTACTTTTGGAGAATTAATTGGCTCCTTTCTCTGTTCGTGAATTTTGGAAGCAACAGCTCCCTTTGCTAAGAGGAACTCCTTTGAACCTCCTTTAGGTTTAACATCATCTTTGTTGTAATCATGAGATGAGCTGGATTTAAATCTTGGTGGAGGTAAGGCAGGTTTATTTTGTCCCCAGGCAGTATCTTTCTGGGCTTTCACGTCTGCAGATTCTGAAGAGGTTTTCTTTGGCAGTGGAGGCCTTCTAGGTGGCACGATTGGACGAGGCAGACCTTCTTTGCTTGCTGAGAATGGACCCTTTGGTTGAGCATCGTCCATTTTCTTCTCAATTGATTTCAAACCCTTGGAAGCACATGCTTTCTCATCAGCAATATTTGATTCATCCCTATGATTCAGTTCATTTACTACACCATTTTGTTCTCTATAAAGAACTTTCACATCACTTATTTTGGAGCTCATTCCTAAATCTTGCTTCACTTGAGATTCATTTTCTGTGTCCCTATGACAGTTGTTACGCAGGTCCACTGAGGATTGATTATTTGAGTAATTTTGATTGCCAATAACATTCTGGGAAGAGTCCTGCTCCcccactttttctggcagtttTGCTCTTCTCAACTTGCTTCTCAGGTTAGAGATATCAACTTCAGACTCTGAATGACTTTCTCCTTTTGTGATGGGAAGTGGCTTGGGTCTCAGCAGAGGTTTTGGCTTTGGTGGTAGAGTTGGAGACTGTTCCACTGATTTGTCTTCTATATCAGGCTTTGTCTTTGTTTGCCTTCCTACAGGCTTTAGATTAGGCCTAGCAATTTCACTTGCTAATACCTTAGGCCCCGTCTCATGTCCTTTTGGCTGTGTCATTTTACTTGCTTCAGCACTTGGCTTCTTGTCTCCTTTCGATGTCATTTTTGGTGGCAACACTGGTAAAATGCCCACTGGTACAGGGAGCTTTGGTGAAGGCCCCTTTGATTGTTTATCTGCTGCTTCTAACTCAAACTTGCTGTTAATTGATTCCTTTTTTGGTGGAAAGACTGTTTTCTCTTTATTAAACTTGGAAGCATCATCCTTCATTATATTTGAAGGAGAACATGACTTGGGCTGACATTCTATATTTGATGGAGAATTGaatttgttgtcagaagctgggCTCTTACCAGGATCCCTTGCTCTCCGATCCTTCAGTATGTCAATATCACTTGATTGTGGCTCTTTAGGCAAGGGTTTGGTTATAAAGGCACTGTCTTCgttagtgctgcttcctgtgGCTGTATCTGGAAGTTTAAGCTTTGCCAATTCTTGTgctaaaggaagcaggaaatttGCCCTTGACGCATTACTTGATTTCTTGTACTTGTCGATGAAAGAAGCTGGAGCCCACCCTTCTTCATCGCCTATCTGAATATACCACCAACCACTTAAATTCTTTTCTATTacctacaaaacaaaaaaaacaagtttgagtATCCTATCAGTATAATGTAATGTTATAGTGTAACAAATGGCAATCTAGAACAATCTCACCAAATTAAAAAGGGTTTTGTCTTCAAAGTAACACTGCAGACTTACTCACTCACCAATGAGCAGGTCTTGGAAGCAAATCTGATTGTTATGTTTTGTAATTTGATTGCTAACTTTGTGCTAATTTTGCACTTTCTGCATCTTCTGTCCACGACAAAGAACAAAAGTTGGTAAACAGGAACCCTGCATTTCACACAACTAGTGTGAGCATGAAGCAGAGGACAGCTCGTACAGCTGTGAGACAAGTGGCATTCTTTTCCACATCAGTTACGAAACAATGTGTGTAGCCTCTACTTTTCTACCATCTAAATTCAGTGGTACACTTTGAACTTCTGCTACAACAGGAGAAGCCAAGGGTAAATAGCATGTTTCAAAGACAAAGGGGCCTATTAAAATCAATTCACTGTGGCAGACTGATTTTTCCAAAGGCCCGGAGATGATTCTCTGTTTGTCTTGCTGGGTTTGAACTTGtgatttaccatagaaccatacagcacaaaacaggccctttggcccaccatgttgtgccgtccatcaaaccaccctcacactatctaaccctttcctcccgcatattcctcgatctcacattcctccatgtgcctatccaacaaactcttgaacctgtccaatgtatctgcctccaccaccaccccaggcagtgcattccctgcaccaaccactctctgggtgaaaaaccttcccctgacatctcccctgaacctcccacccataaccttaaagccataccctctcatcttgagcattggtgccctgggaaggaggcggggctatctatctattcctctcatcctcctcctttccagtgaataaagccctagcaccttaagcctgtgctcatattccatacgctctaatccaggcagcatcctggtaaacctcctctgcaccctctccaacgcctccacatccttcctaaactgcggcaaccaaaactgaacacagtactctaagtgtggtctaactagagttttgtaaagccgcatcatcacttcgtgactcttaaactcaatcccacgacttatgaaagctaacatcccacaggccttcttaactgctctatccacctgtgaggcgactttcagtgaactgtgaatatgaacccccagatccctcttctcctccacactgccaagtaccttgccatttaccttgtactctgccctggagtttgtccttccaaagtgtaccacctcacacttctccggattgaactccatctgccactcgtccgcccagctctgcatcctatcaatatccctctgtaagttccgacagctctccacactatccacaacaccgccgaccttagtgtcgtctgcaaacttactaacccagccttccaccccctcatctaagtcatctaaaaatatcacaaaaagtagaggtcccagaactgatccctgcaggacaccactagtcactgccctccaatccgagggcactccttccaccacaaccctctgctttctacaggcaagccaattcctaatccacacagccaagcttccctggatcccttagcctAGCCAACTTTGTTTTTAAGACCAAAGTACAGTAAAATCATATTGATGATTACACTCCTAATATTTATACAGCATTTTCAACTGCTTACCTCAACTTTTTGTCCTGCTTGAAAGCTAATCCCATCCGGAATTGTTGTCTGGAAAGCAGCTATTGTGTAAAACTCTTCTTCCACTTCTGGAGGAGTTGGTGGCTTGGGAAGATTCAATCCACGTGGCTGTTTACAAAGTTGGAAAGATCTAGAATAAATTACTGAGTCCAAATGCACAGTCACCAATGATTCCGATTCAATGTTTTGTGAATTACAGATTTTCCACAAGAGGCTAGTACTCTTGTACAATTTAAAACTAGTTACTAATGctctaattatttttaaatcagtcatttaaacaaaaattcaaGTCATTAGAAAACATAGATTAATCATTAGCTGCAAATCTTTAGCCAGACTTTTTGTCTCAGAAGAAATTGACACACGTTGTACATCTTCCTAGTCTAAACCCTCTCTTCAGTTCGGTACATGCTGACCCTCCCTTCAGCAGACTAATGTGCACAGGCATTAGTCCTGTTGTTAAATGTACGGTGCCCATTTGTTAGCTAGAATGGGCAATAGACACCCTGTATGTTTAAACAACTTATCCAATGTACATGGTAAAGAGCctctttttaaatttagtttgtcAAGAATGGGCTCCCATTTAGGATTCCTCAGAATGCCCAACAACAGTCCATGAGAAGGTACTTTTAAAAGTAGTTTCCGGT from Pristis pectinata isolate sPriPec2 chromosome 4, sPriPec2.1.pri, whole genome shotgun sequence carries:
- the sh3pxd2b gene encoding SH3 and PX domain-containing protein 2B isoform X1, with protein sequence MPRPSIVDVKVQDVQKRRIPNKHYVYIIQVTWSSGSTEVIYRRYSRFFNLQMQLLDTFPVEGGQKDPKQRYIPFLPGKILFRRSHIRDVAVKRLKPIDEYCRALIRLPAHISQCDEVLQFFETRPEDLNPPKEEPIAKKKSGLAIIQRTASFLKRGGDGTSADQFFLDQYVAVTNYDKQESTEISLYQGQVVEVIEKNESGWWFVSTSDEQGWVPATCLEAQDEAQDDLSIVSAKPGEEENFVVIYPYSARDNDEIDLERGAVVEVIQKNLEGWWKIRYQDREGWAPASYLKKASNDLLRQQITSGQSIHSSAMDLDGIGKQPSSTKEIKEKSSLFDQKEEKGAACVESKGKLSNVRQRPPPRRDLTVPRGLNLPKPPTPPEVEEEFYTIAAFQTTIPDGISFQAGQKVEVIEKNLSGWWYIQIGDEEGWAPASFIDKYKKSSNASRANFLLPLAQELAKLKLPDTATGSSTNEDSAFITKPLPKEPQSSDIDILKDRRARDPGKSPASDNKFNSPSNIECQPKSCSPSNIMKDDASKFNKEKTVFPPKKESINSKFELEAADKQSKGPSPKLPVPVGILPVLPPKMTSKGDKKPSAEASKMTQPKGHETGPKVLASEIARPNLKPVGRQTKTKPDIEDKSVEQSPTLPPKPKPLLRPKPLPITKGESHSESEVDISNLRSKLRRAKLPEKVGEQDSSQNVIGNQNYSNNQSSVDLRNNCHRDTENESQVKQDLGMSSKISDVKVLYREQNGVVNELNHRDESNIADEKACASKGLKSIEKKMDDAQPKGPFSASKEGLPRPIVPPRRPPLPKKTSSESADVKAQKDTAWGQNKPALPPPRFKSSSSHDYNKDDVKPKGGSKEFLLAKGAVASKIHEQRKEPINSPKVTERQAEKEKSNAASVSKDEECLFVALADFAGDEETAGFKEGTVFEVFEKNINGWWYCKMLDSEPTWEGWAPSNYLVKK
- the sh3pxd2b gene encoding SH3 and PX domain-containing protein 2B isoform X4, with amino-acid sequence MQLLDTFPVEGGQKDPKQRYIPFLPGKILFRRSHIRDVAVKRLKPIDEYCRALIRLPAHISQCDEVLQFFETRPEDLNPPKEEPIAKKKSGLAIIQRTASFLKRGGDGTSADQFFLDQYVAVTNYDKQESTEISLYQGQVVEVIEKNESGWWFVSTSDEQGWVPATCLEAQDEAQDDLSIVSAKPGEEENFVVIYPYSARDNDEIDLERGAVVEVIQKNLEGWWKIRYQDREGWAPASYLKKASNDLLRQQITSGQSIHSSAMDLDGIGKQPSSTKEIKEKSSLFDQKEEKGAACVESKGKLSNVRQRPPPRRDLTVPRGLNLPKPPTPPEVEEEFYTIAAFQTTIPDGISFQAGQKVEVIEKNLSGWWYIQIGDEEGWAPASFIDKYKKSSNASRANFLLPLAQELAKLKLPDTATGSSTNEDSAFITKPLPKEPQSSDIDILKDRRARDPGKSPASDNKFNSPSNIECQPKSCSPSNIMKDDASKFNKEKTVFPPKKESINSKFELEAADKQSKGPSPKLPVPVGILPVLPPKMTSKGDKKPSAEASKMTQPKGHETGPKVLASEIARPNLKPVGRQTKTKPDIEDKSVEQSPTLPPKPKPLLRPKPLPITKGESHSESEVDISNLRSKLRRAKLPEKVGEQDSSQNVIGNQNYSNNQSSVDLRNNCHRDTENESQVKQDLGMSSKISDVKVLYREQNGVVNELNHRDESNIADEKACASKGLKSIEKKMDDAQPKGPFSASKEGLPRPIVPPRRPPLPKKTSSESADVKAQKDTAWGQNKPALPPPRFKSSSSHDYNKDDVKPKGGSKEFLLAKGAVASKIHEQRKEPINSPKVTERQAEKEKSNAASVSKDEECLFVALADFAGDEETAGFKEGTVFEVFEKNINGWWYCKMLDSEPTWEGWAPSNYLVKK
- the sh3pxd2b gene encoding SH3 and PX domain-containing protein 2B isoform X2, translating into MPRPSIVDVKVQDVQKRRIPNKHYVYIIQVTWSSGSTEVIYRRYSRFFNLQMQLLDTFPVEGGQKDPKQRYIPFLPGKILFRRSHIRDVAVKRLKPIDEYCRALIRLPAHISQCDEVLQFFETRPEDLNPPKEEPIAKKKSGGDGTSADQFFLDQYVAVTNYDKQESTEISLYQGQVVEVIEKNESGWWFVSTSDEQGWVPATCLEAQDEAQDDLSIVSAKPGEEENFVVIYPYSARDNDEIDLERGAVVEVIQKNLEGWWKIRYQDREGWAPASYLKKASNDLLRQQITSGQSIHSSAMDLDGIGKQPSSTKEIKEKSSLFDQKEEKGAACVESKGKLSNVRQRPPPRRDLTVPRGLNLPKPPTPPEVEEEFYTIAAFQTTIPDGISFQAGQKVEVIEKNLSGWWYIQIGDEEGWAPASFIDKYKKSSNASRANFLLPLAQELAKLKLPDTATGSSTNEDSAFITKPLPKEPQSSDIDILKDRRARDPGKSPASDNKFNSPSNIECQPKSCSPSNIMKDDASKFNKEKTVFPPKKESINSKFELEAADKQSKGPSPKLPVPVGILPVLPPKMTSKGDKKPSAEASKMTQPKGHETGPKVLASEIARPNLKPVGRQTKTKPDIEDKSVEQSPTLPPKPKPLLRPKPLPITKGESHSESEVDISNLRSKLRRAKLPEKVGEQDSSQNVIGNQNYSNNQSSVDLRNNCHRDTENESQVKQDLGMSSKISDVKVLYREQNGVVNELNHRDESNIADEKACASKGLKSIEKKMDDAQPKGPFSASKEGLPRPIVPPRRPPLPKKTSSESADVKAQKDTAWGQNKPALPPPRFKSSSSHDYNKDDVKPKGGSKEFLLAKGAVASKIHEQRKEPINSPKVTERQAEKEKSNAASVSKDEECLFVALADFAGDEETAGFKEGTVFEVFEKNINGWWYCKMLDSEPTWEGWAPSNYLVKK
- the sh3pxd2b gene encoding SH3 and PX domain-containing protein 2B isoform X3, giving the protein MFISFKSHGPVVPQKSSTDATAGSSICRCSCWIRSQWREARRTLSSVIFLSCQALIRLPAHISQCDEVLQFFETRPEDLNPPKEEPIAKKKSGLAIIQRTASFLKRGGDGTSADQFFLDQYVAVTNYDKQESTEISLYQGQVVEVIEKNESGWWFVSTSDEQGWVPATCLEAQDEAQDDLSIVSAKPGEEENFVVIYPYSARDNDEIDLERGAVVEVIQKNLEGWWKIRYQDREGWAPASYLKKASNDLLRQQITSGQSIHSSAMDLDGIGKQPSSTKEIKEKSSLFDQKEEKGAACVESKGKLSNVRQRPPPRRDLTVPRGLNLPKPPTPPEVEEEFYTIAAFQTTIPDGISFQAGQKVEVIEKNLSGWWYIQIGDEEGWAPASFIDKYKKSSNASRANFLLPLAQELAKLKLPDTATGSSTNEDSAFITKPLPKEPQSSDIDILKDRRARDPGKSPASDNKFNSPSNIECQPKSCSPSNIMKDDASKFNKEKTVFPPKKESINSKFELEAADKQSKGPSPKLPVPVGILPVLPPKMTSKGDKKPSAEASKMTQPKGHETGPKVLASEIARPNLKPVGRQTKTKPDIEDKSVEQSPTLPPKPKPLLRPKPLPITKGESHSESEVDISNLRSKLRRAKLPEKVGEQDSSQNVIGNQNYSNNQSSVDLRNNCHRDTENESQVKQDLGMSSKISDVKVLYREQNGVVNELNHRDESNIADEKACASKGLKSIEKKMDDAQPKGPFSASKEGLPRPIVPPRRPPLPKKTSSESADVKAQKDTAWGQNKPALPPPRFKSSSSHDYNKDDVKPKGGSKEFLLAKGAVASKIHEQRKEPINSPKVTERQAEKEKSNAASVSKDEECLFVALADFAGDEETAGFKEGTVFEVFEKNINGWWYCKMLDSEPTWEGWAPSNYLVKK